Genomic window (Equus asinus isolate D_3611 breed Donkey chromosome 8, EquAss-T2T_v2, whole genome shotgun sequence):
CGAGCTGGAAGAGCTTCCCGCCTTAAACCTAATGAAGGATCTGACTCTCAGGAAGTTTTTAGAAGAGTTTCGGGCTCTTTCTGGGGTTGTTCTTAAGGCCTCGTAGCCCTGAGAGCGAAGCAAGCTGAAGCCCTGCAGGTTGGAAGTGCTGCCAGGGCCATGGGACGTGAATAATTCGCAGCGCACACAAGGTTACCGGATACCAACTGGAGAAAGTGCTGGTAAACAGCTTGCTCTCTTCAGCCTCCTTTACAAGATGAATTCCCTCAGGTGTTCCTAACTCCTGAATTCCTGCACATTCGGGGTCTGTGTTAAAGCATAGTGACTGAGATGGAGTTCAGCCAAATACTTAACATCTGCTTTGTCTGGCcatagaggcacagagaggttaagtaacttgcccaaggtcacacagctgctctcAATGGAgcctagattcaaatccaggcattCCGGCTCCAGAAACAGTACTCATCCAGGGGAGGCTGAAAAGAAACAGGCCAATTATAATTATTAGACTGTGGAAAGTTCTAGAGCAGTGCTCACTGCTAGAAACTTTCTGCagcgatggaaatgttctgtacctGTGCCTTTCAGTGTGGTCTCCACATGTGCCCGTGGGACCCTTGAAACATGGCTGGTGCCACTGAGGAACTGGATTGTCTGtacttttcaattttaatgaatttaagttaaatttaaatagccacatcgAGCTAgcagctaccatattggacagcaagATACAGAGACTTGAGGTCCAGGGGACGGTGGGTGCTGGGGGCTCCTGAGCTGGTTGGCGGGGTgaggggggggtagggggagttcagggaaggcttcctggaggaagagccaTCCAAGTTGAAATCTGAATATGGCCAGGAGGTGGTGGCTGGTCCAGCAGgtctggaggggagggagagtggaCTGAGGAATGTGGGGGACAAAGCTGGCTGGACCAGCCACTGGGACGgactggggagcagggaggggctgggacgATGGGGAAAGAGCCCCACTCATGAGGGCCCTGCAAGCCGTCCTTAGGGTGTTTGGTCTTAATCCTGAGGGCCACGGGGAGCTAATGAAGGATTCTGAGCAGGGGCCCTTCAGGCTTCAATTTCGGTTTGGCAACTAATGGGAAGAGAACCTATGGGAGGGGCCCCAGGTGAGGGCGGCAAGGAGACCCTGGAGCTGGCCGAGGTCGGATGGAATGTTCCGGAAGGAGACTTTGAAGGACTCAGGGATTGAGAGGATTGAtgcgccacagggctgggggTAGCAGGGGGGCCAGGCGTGCTGCCCGCTGGAATCCTGAGTCCGGTGTGAGACGGTGGAGGGCGAGCACATGAATTCCTGCCCGTGGGGGTTCCAGAGCCCTGAACGCCCCCAGACGGCAGTGGATGGAAGCGGGCGTGTTTTTGCCGAATGCCATGTGCGCCCCCACGCAGAGCGTGCGCGGGAGCTCAGAGCCattccctgcctccagcccccacTCCATCCTCAGCCTCCCCCGGAACCTGCCCTGCTGAGTGCCAGAGGCCCCTCAGATGCCTCCCGCCCTCGCTCAGCGCTCAGAGCTCCCTGTCGCTGGGGGTTTGGAGGACCCGAGAAGAACCACGCTTTGCCAGGGGTCCGTCCCCCTGCCTGACTCTGGGGAGGCCGTGACAGTGGTTCCCGGGACGGCAGCTCCCGTCTCCTGAGCTTGATACTCTCCAGAGGTTACCTGCTGAAGCTTCAGAACAACCTGTTTTTccacaggggaaactgaggcttggatgGGGAAGCTGCTTGGCCGGGCCACACAGGTGCAGTGGAGAGAGACAGCAAGCCCCCCAGGCTGTAGACCATCCCTGAGCGTCACCCCTCTGCCTTCTACTGAGCTTAGCGCACGCAGGGCCCAGACCCCGCATCCAGCTTGCAGCCGTCTGCACACTGCTCAGGACGATGATGTCGAGTCCGCCAGAAGCAACCCCTCAGGCCCCAACCTCTGGCCTCTGAATCTGACCATGTAGGGGGTCAAGTTAGGCTGATTCTATGACATCTTTGAAAACAGTAAGCAGCTGGGCACATGCTCAGATGATCACTTCCATTCCTGGGCCCcagggagatttcttttttgaggaagattagccctgagctaactgcttccaatcctcctctttttgctgaggaagactggccctgagctaacatccatgcccgtcttcctctgctttatatgtgggatgcctaccacagcatggcttgccaagtggtgccatgtccgtacctgggatccgaaccggtcaaccctgggccaccgaagccgaatgtgcagacttaaccgctgggccacctgACCGGCCCCCCAGGGAGATTTCTGTTAAGGGTGCAGGGCAACTGAGAATGTCAGGTGTCCTTTCAAGGCAGACGCATCCAGGTTTCCCCTGGTGGAACTGACTGCATCCTGAGGTGCGCCAATGGCCGCCCGTGGCCTTGGAGATCGGGCCGACTGTCCCCAGGCTGGCTGGCTCATCAGGACCCAGAGCCTCACAAATATGCGACCCCTCCACCCGGTGGTTCTATCCTAGGGATCTCTCTTGGGGGAGTGGTCACAGAGATGGGTCCCTTTAGCCTCAAGGATGTTCGTCATATTGCTGATTGTGACAGTGAAAAGTAAtcagcaacctaaatgcccagcacTTGGAGATTGTCAGATGAACGATGCTGCGTCCATCCCTGGGCCGTTCTTCAGGCATTAAAGGTGGTGCTCTAGGTGAACTGACCCGGAGGAAATTCTGGACAGGACTGTGCCACAATATTGTCACTGAGTGACgggttatttaaaaatgtcattcctCGTGCTTTTCTATcgtttctaaatgttttacaatGAGCATGTGTTATTTTGGTGGAAACAAGAAAAGGTTCCACAGGCCGTGGATTTAGGGTTGTCTGGCTGTTACGAGGGTCGCGAGTGTGGCTGTTCACCAGACGGGACTGAGGGGTTTCTTCTGAATTCCCGTCCTTGCATACGCTTCGCCTGCAGCATCCCCTTGAACATCCTGGGTTTATCCAAGTGCCCccaaaagatgagagagagagaccggGGCAGGAGGGGGAACGTATCGGGCATTTCCTAAGTGCCAGGCCCTGTACTAGGAGCTGTCACTTGGGTCCTCTCATTGGCCTCTGTGCCCTTGGGGTGACTACCGTTTCCTCGAGAGTCCTTGtcacttctctgtgccccagagagggaggcaaaagccCTGACGTCACACAGCAAAGCTTTTCCCCATGCAGTTGCTCGTTCTGCTGGACCATATGTGCTCTCTCCACTGAGGATGGTTCCATAGAAGCTGAGAAGAGGCGTGCTGCCCACCGCTGGAGGAAGGGAAACTGTTGAGGGTCAGCCCACCTCCACTAAGCACCTACTGGGTACCAGGCAGGCTCTGTGTGGGGAACAAAGATGACGGAGCGTCCGACCTTGAAGGGTGCATCAGCTGAGTTACAGAGTCTCAGGGACTGGGTCTGTGTTGTGACCCCACCCCCAGTTCcccattgcctggcacatagtaggtcctcagtaaatatctgttgagtaaATAACTTGTTTGGCAGACTTTTCCTGGTACAATCATGAGTCCAGAGTAGGCAGGAATAGTTCAGAAGGAGAGATCAGTGTGATTGCAATGGCTTGGCTGGAAAGGATGGataggcagagggcacagcccaAGCAAAGCCACAGAGGTCAGGATGCGAGGACTGTGCGGGATGCAGTGAGTAAGTCAGGCAGAGTGGGATGGAGGGCTGTTTGGGGCAGGAGTGGCAGATAGGACTGGCCGGGAAGTTTGGGGCTCCATTACGAGAGATGTTGGATTTCAGCAGGAGGACAATAGGGAGCCAGGGAAGGATTGTGAGCAGATGAATCCTTCTGAAGCACATTCAGCAGAAGATGCCTCCTGACCTCAAATAGAACATAAGAAGGGAAGATGCTCCCTGTTGACCTTTCTGGAATTGGGGCAAGGCTGCTCTCACCTCCTTGCCCCCTCTCCTTCTGTATTCCTCATCCACTTGCCCCCAGTCTTCAAAAGATGGTGACTGGGAACCTCCCTCACAGGCCGTCAGAAGCCAGCAGCCACCCACGCGAGTGGGGTTTTCGTTTTGCCTTGAATGCTCTGGCTTCTCCTGAGCTGACACGTTAGGGAAGCCGGCAGCCTGGTCACTTAGTGGGGGATCTGTGGGCTGCCCCccacgtgccaggccctgggctcggCCCTGCAGCCAGTTGGGTGGTACCCAGGGCCCAGGCCGAGGACAGAGGCCAGTAGCCAAGCAGGCAGTGACAGAACCGAGGGGTCCAGGCCGCGGGGCTCGAGCTCCAGGTTTTGACACCGAGCAGGGGCCGCATCTGCTCCCCGCAAGATCAAAGGCCAGGCAGGCGGTAAGAGACAAAGAACTTTAATAAGCGATAAGCTAGCAGATGGGAAGATGGTTACTATCTTCCTAAAACCCCATCTTAGAGGGAACCCACTTGGAAATGGCTTCTGCAGGGcaagtggggctggggagggggctccgGGGTGTCAGGGGATGGACGACCACGGAACGTCGGGCGCCTCTCCCCACGGATCTGCTGAAGGCGACATTCCTGAGGAATCTAAGAaagcctcagttccttccttATCTGGGATGGAAGGGAGGTTTGGGCAGAGGACATAAATTTTCTGCTAACAAGTTACTCTTTCTATTGTTACAGATTAGCTTGCCTTCTCGCAGTTCTAAGTGTTTTTCCAAAGCACACGGTGGGAATgagatggggaggggagcccGTGGCCTTGGGGCTGAAGTTCTGAGCATCCTCTGCGTGGGGGTGACTCTTTCATACCCTTCATGGGCCACATGTGCAAATCTGGGGGCGTTCGACGTGTTGCATGTGGTGGGTCTTTAGTCTGGCAGGGGGCTGTCAGCAAACCGCTCTCTTATCCGCCGGCCTCCAGCTGTTCTGCAAGGGGAGCCCAGAAACTTCGGTTACTTTGTTTCCCACATTAACCTTGTGGGTGCAGACACGGTTTCATCCTCATCCAGGGAAACTGTAACTCCTTCGTCCTCGGTTTCAGTTTGAGTTCCCCTTCTCAGTTACTGGTTATTTTATTTGGGGCGTGTCGcttcacctctctaagcctcagtgttcccatctgtaaaacgggattGTGGTAAGCTCCACCTCACGGGATCGCCATGGGACTCAGTTCAGCCAGGTGATGCGTCAACAGCTTGGTCGAGGCCGGGCACGAGTTAGATGCTCCACGGGTGCTGTGCTGGCTGATGCTGACGGGGAAGCACTGTGGTGGTGGGACTCAGGCAGTGGGGGCGCCCTAGACCGGACTGAGTCCTGGGGCgttgaagatggagagaagttCAGCCTGGCTGCAGggtgaggctgagagaggggcaCTGAGGAGGGGCAGGGTGGCACCCGCCAGGACTCTGTGTGCCAGAGAGGGTGGCCTTCATCCCAGCTTGCCCGGCTTTAGCCCTGACAGTCCTGCGTCCTGTGATGTCCTGGGCAGACCCGAATGGTTGGTCACCCTGGTGCCCAGCCAAGACGTTGGGACCCACCTCGGAGAGCAGTGGGGAGCTGGGGCGGGTCTGACCTGGGGATGATGTCATACCATTCGTGTCGGCCGGCCCGGGGTTCTGAGCATTTTCCCTGATAGAAACCTCTCGTCTGCCTTGTCCTTGCAGGACCAGCTGAAGCAGTGTTTCTCCAGGAGGCCCCCCGAGGCCAGGGACACCGACACCCTCGTGCAGGAAGCCGACAGCCAGTATGGGACATGGACGGACCCACGTCAGAGCGGGGAGAGGTAGGCTGTGCGGGGCTCCTAGCTGGGGCAGGGGGGCCCTGGGTGGGAGTCAGTGTGGCCCCCCTGCCTCCTGATTTCCAGATTATTAGGACCAGTTTTGTCTGTCATGGTAGAGTAAACCATTCTTGTTacaaaaaaacaattttagaaagtataaagaaaataatatatgaaatgtccagagtaggcaaatccgTAGATatggaaagcagattagtggttgcggggctggggggcggggggcacggGGAGTGACCACTTTTGGGGTGAGGGAGTTGTTCTGGAACTGCACGGAGCCGGCAGTTGCACAGCATTGCGAACATGCTACATCTCACTCGTGGTGAATCTTAcatgtgttttaccacaataacaaaaaagtCACAGAGAAAATGAGAACCACCTGTGCTCCCAGCACAGCGTGGGAACCATCGTCACTGCTTGTGCTGTGTGTCTTTCTCGCCTTGTTTCAATAcatctgtgtgcgtgtgtttacAAATACAGGAGCGTATTAATCATACTGCCTCCTGAGCTCTGTGTGCATTCGTCATCAGctgtattttccagattttaCATCCCTCCTCCATGTAGGAGGGGAGCGATGCTTATAAAAACAGCTGAGGGTTGCTGAGCGTACGCGCCAAGCGCTGTTGTAAGCTCTGAAATGTGTTAACATGTAAATCTGTTACCCCATCTCCCAGAGGCGGAGACTGAGGCACcccacctcatggggttgttgggAGGGCAACCGTGCAGCAATTAGCATAttccccagcacacagtaggagctttaTTCATTGCACCTgttacttgttttaaaaatgcaagttaTCTTCTCCCCCTTGGGGGCATCATGCACAGCAGTGGCTTGGTGGATGCCCGGGGTGGGCCCTGTCGCATTCCCAGCTCCAGCCTTCCCATGCCGAGGGCTGCAGGATCGCGTGCTGGGGGAAGTTGGGGAGACCTACATTGACTCCCGGCACGGCCACTTACCAGCTGTCACTATGtcactcagttttctcatctgtgggtTTTATGCCCAGGGATGTGGTGTGTCTACCCAGGAAAGCTTTTCCCCCCAACGTGCCAAATGGGTTTGGTTAGTAGGCTTCCTTAAAATTCCCCAGACACCCCCGCCAGAGCCTGGGTCTCGCCTTGCCCGCCTCGCTGTGTGACCCTGCAGGGCcgtcctctctgggcctccacccccagctcctgcAGGGAGTCCTGGGGTCTCCCGTGGGTGGGCGCCCCCTCCTGTCTCCCCGAGGCCCTGCAGCCCCACTCCGGGGCCGTCCGAGGAGCCACGTGCTCCCAGCCCTGGACGACGGCGCCATCTGCTGCCTCCTCGGTGGTAGTTCCCTCATTTTTTGTGGATTTGACTGAATCCCACCCCACACCCCAACATCCCACCTCTTCCAAGTAAGAAAATCACCCCAGAGCTGACAACAGTGTGGCTGTGCTCCTGCAGCGCAACACCGGGCCACATGGGCTGAAGTTTCTGCTCAAGGGGGCCGCTCGGGGGTCCTCAGGGCAGACCCTCCCATCAGGGGGGTGGTGTCTGGtgtgccccccgcccccctcagGGTAAGACTTCCCATGCTCTTGACTTGGGTATCTTTTTTTATGGGAGGGAGCCTTTTTCATTGGATGGCTTGACTTATCTATAGATTTTCTATCTCGTGTGGTTCCCATGATCCTAGCGGTACTTGAACGCATTGTCATGGGAAGAAATTCCAGATGCAGGAGACGCTCCAGGACTTGAATTCTGGAGGCAGTCCTGCCTCTTTGGGCTCCTCCCcagctctgtgcctcactttcctcatctttacTGAGGCGGATATTGAATTTCATGAGATCGATCCTCCGTCGTAGGATTGTGGAGCTTATGGGATTATGGGGTAAACCTCCTAGGATTGTGGAGAGCGTTAATTGACAGTGTTTAGCATatagtgagtgctcagtaaacctttatcaaatgagtgaatgaatgaatgaaacaaaaagagtaaaaagaaagaggTGAAATTAATCTTCACAATTTAAATAGCAATATTTTATTGAGCACATGGATCCAATGCTTTTTTTCCGCCCAAAGTGTTAGGAATCCTGTATGCGCCTTACGCTCCGCTCTCACCGGCCACATTGCAAGGGCCCAATAGTCACGTGTTACCCGTGGCTCCTGGACCTTGCGGGACAAGGGGGTCTTGAATGGGACAGGAGTGACTCCTCCCCTTGCGCACCTGTCCAGGTGTTGTGAGGGCGCCCTGATCAGCACCTGGCTGTGCCCGAGGTCATCCCACGGGATGCTCTGTGTCTTGTTTCCCCGCTGTGTAAAGCTCGCCCACGCCCTGTTCCTGGGTTCAGCTCTCTGAGACGACCTGCGTGACCGCGTCTCCTCCGTTCCTTTCTCATAGCTTGGCCCCCGAGTCCCCGTCCCCGGACAGCAGTGCCGCGTCGGGGCGGAAACAGCCCCCCAGCAGCCGCTTGTCCTCCCTGTCCTCGCAAACGGAGACCCCCTCCGCTGGGGACCAGCCTGAGGGCTCCAGAGACCAGCGGAGCACCAGCGCGGACCGCTCCAGCACTGACCTGGAATCCACTGACGGGACGGATGGGCTGCCCGCCCCGGACGCCTCCCCTGCCAAGAGAGTGGACGACTTCTCCTTTATCGATGTGAGTCGGGAACTCGAGCTCGTCTTGGAAACACTGATTTCTTCTTAAAGGGACACTCTAGCATCTCCTGGTGAATTGCCCCTTTCAGGGGTAGAGTCTGTACCAGGGACCCTTGGGGTGGGTGCAGAGGACGTGGTTTCAGGTGGGACTAATGTCTGCATGTGGCTGGAACCTGCCATACACCCAGCTGTGTGTCTTGAGGCAAAtgtcttcacttctctgagcctcagcttcctcatccacTCATAACCAGCACAGTGGACTTGACAGCCTTAAATACAATCACAAATTAAAACTGATCCGAGCCCTCAGCTGTTAGGTTGCCGGAAAGTCTGGGTCCTCatccctgggggagggggtctgCAATTCCAGATGTTCAGAGTCCGGAGTTGGGTCAGACCAGTTCTGCTGGGTGTTCTCATCAGGGTCTTGCTTAGTGGGACCATGTCCCTGGTGCCAGGGGACCCAGGTCTCTCTGTAAATGGGTAGTAGCGGTTTCAGGAAGGGAAGCCCCCTCAGGCATGGGCAGCCCTCGCGTGGGTCCCCAGGGGCTGCCCCAAGCAGAGCTTCCCTCCAGGATGCCAGCCGCTCGGGTCCAGCTGccctcctgctccagcccctgTCCTCTCATTGCCCCCGCTCCCAAGGAGCCCCCTCCCCTCAGGGGTCCAATTTTCCTTGTCAGTCCTTGAAACGTGGGGTTCTCAGCATTTTCCTTCCCTGACAGTGGGGcgcccctcccaccctcctgagGATGCAGCATCTAAATGATGCAGAGTCTAACAGGGACCCACTCTCCTGGCTGTAAAACCTCATGCCCACACTCGTGGGGATGGCCACCCAGAATCTCCCAGAGCGGGAACACCACTGCTTCGGGAGGGGTCTTCCTTTAGGGCCTCAAAGGGGATTCCCCTTTCTAAGTATGGCCAGGGTCTCTCACTGGCCCCTCTGGATAACGGCAAAGTGGGGAAAGACACAAGTCCACTGGGGGACTGCATTATATAAACATGGACATGGCATGGACGGTAAGAATTTAGTTAGGTGATatattcagttattcattcaacaaacatttcttgagctcCCCCATGTGCCAAGCATTGCTCTAGCTTATGTGCTTATATGATGTCACCATGCCATAGCATCACTCTCTGGACTTACCTTCTAGAACACTAAGTAGTTCCTTCTCAGCGTCCATTGTAAATAACAGCAGCTGTGTCAACGGCCGCTGGTCACTGAGTGTTGGCCCCTGGCCCACGTGCATGTTCGTAACGCCAAGAGGTGAAAATTCCTGCTCCACTTGGCAGACTAGGGAACTAAAGTGGCAGAGAGATTCAAATGctggtggccccaggcacaggCGTTGCTACTTAATGTGTCCTGAGGTCTACCCATGATGCCCACTGTGATGGGCATCCCCCGTGGGCTCTGTTTGGAGGCTGGAATGGGAGGCGAGGTACTGAGGTCTCCAGCTTGTGCACCAGCCTGAGGCTGCGAGGTGGCCCCGGGGAAGCGGCACCGACTCCCCCTCCAGCCAGCTCCTCAGTTGGTGTgatcccctcctcccttctctgactctgagaaACTGGCTCTGGTTAGTGACCGACCGGGGAAGTCTGCCCTTCTCTTGGGGGCAGCGACCCATGATTTCCGTCTCTCCCAGTACCCCTACTCTGGACACCATTGTGGCCGGTTTGGGACCAGCTGTGCAAATATCAGCTCCCTTGGCCCGCCCCCGGTGGGGTGTCTGGCACTTACAACTCTGGGAAATGACTCACTGAAATTGGCCCGTCATCGCTAACTTAAACAGCTTCTGGTGACGGAATTTCTCCAAAGAGAccagagaggaggaaaccaaCGTTTCACGCCAGAACGTGAGCTGGCCAGGAAGAGACGCCCCTTGTAGTCATAGCTCTGGTCTGTGGACTCTCAGGCGCCGTCTGAAGTGAGGGCTTTCCATGCCTGAGCTCACCGAATTCTCTCAGCCACCCTAGGATGGGGATGCTGGTGTTATCCCCTTTTGACAGATAGGGACAcccaagctcagagaggtgacgtCCACTGCTCGTGGTCACACAGCCAGGGTTTGAACCaagcaggatctgaaccctgagTTCCGAGCTCCTCACCACCATCGCCTGGGAGATTGCTGGGCCAGTGGCTGCCCCACCTCTCTGCTGGGCCCGCTGGTGGTGGTCTGCACCCCCGGCCCTTTGATTGCAGAAGGTGATAATCTTAGAAACCATCACTGACCCTCCACCTGCCCCTTCTCAGTGCATGATGTTTGAAAGCTTGAAAACGATTGCCTGGTGCCTAATAGATTGGTCCCCCCACCCGCGCCTGCACCCTGAATTGCTGCGGGTGGAGGAAGGACCACAGTGAGAACTTCTCAGTTCGTGGACCCTATGTGAATAGGGTTGTTGTAAAGGTTTAATTAGATGATGTATTCagttattcactcaacaaacaaacatttattgagctcctgtgTACTGAGCATTGCCATAGCTTACATGCTCATATGACATCACCAGGAGGGGAAAGGCGTTTCTACTATGTGTCCCCTAGGTGACAGGCACTGTGCTCGGGCACCCAAGTTTCGTTCGACTCTTGTAATCAGCCTTCGTGGTATGTTTTATGGAGAAATTTAGGGTTAAGGTGTTGGTTACTATTAAAATGCAGAAAGTCTGGCCACGGACCACCTGAACAGCATCTCATGTATCATCGAAGGTACATACTCCTCCCTTACGTGGTGCCCTCCAGTAATggctcctttgttttcttccctcttccccactGCTGCTCCCAAAGCAAACCTCAGTCCTCGACTCAAGTGCCCTCAAGACCCGGGTGCAGCTCAGCAAGAGAAGCCGCCGCCGGGCTCCCATCTCCCACTCCCTCCGGCGCAGCCGAGTGGGCGAGTCGGAGAGCCGATCTCCACTGGAGGAGGACGCTGACAGCAGGTGGATGTTCAAGGACTCGACAGGTACGCCACGTACTCTCCCCTCCACAGAGACCACGCGGAACAGCAGGAAGCCGCTGGGTTGGACACTGGGAAGACCTTCCTGACTTTGCAGGCCATGGGATCTTAGAACACAGTGGCATAGGAAGCTGCAGTGTTTTCATTCTACACAGCTTAGTAGAAACTAGACAGAAAAGGTTTTTCGGGGATGGCATATAAATCGGGGCTCCATGGgttgggagagacagagacacaacTTACTAGGGTTtcaggatttcttcttttatccttAATTAATTTCGCCCTTCTACTCCCTTTAGTTTTGTTGGCTGGTTTTTTTCTAGCTTTTCGAGTTGAAAGACCAGCTCATTTATTATCAGTCTTTTGGTTTCTAATAAATTATGGAAGGCTACGCATTTTCCTCTAAGGACTTCTTTGGCTGCATTGCATATCCAAACCTGAGCCTAATCTTAAAGAGCAGATGGAATTAAGCAGGGATGGGTATTCCACACAGAAATATCTGCAGGATCCGAGGGGCAGAGGTGTGGAAAGacccttctgtgtgtgtgtgtgtgtggcagggccAAGTGCTTCTGTGTTGCTCAAGCTGGAAGTAGCAGGAATCATGCTGGAAAGGTGGGCAGGGGTCAGCTCAGAGAGTCGTGATTTCTTGCTAAGGAGTTAGACTTTATCTGTAGATGGAGAGTTGTGGAAGGGTTTTAAGAAGAAGCAAAATCTCTTTTGATGGAAACCATAGCAAGTGACCCCACTGCTCTATGTGTGTATAGCCTTTGGTCCCCAAAAGCTACTGTAAGCTTTTATTCATTTGGGATTTGTTCATGGCCAACAGTAGGATGTTGGACCAGACTCTGGGCTGGGTGAGGGGCGTAGCCTCTGATCAGTACCTTAAATAAATGC
Coding sequences:
- the KIAA1671 gene encoding uncharacterized protein KIAA1671 homolog isoform X5, which produces MEYYYCPGLLKLLRSLWDQLKQCFSRRPPEARDTDTLVQEADSQYGTWTDPRQSGESLAPESPSPDSSAASGRKQPPSSRLSSLSSQTETPSAGDQPEGSRDQRSTSADRSSTDLESTDGTDGLPAPDASPAKRVDDFSFIDQTSVLDSSALKTRVQLSKRSRRRAPISHSLRRSRVGESESRSPLEEDADSRWMFKDSTEEKSPQREESDEEDKPSRAERTPVSHPQRIPVFPGMDPAVLKTQLHKRPEADSPGETPGRVPQPRTPKSPFQPGVLGSRVLPSSAEKDERSEEPCPQWLRELKSKKRQSLCENQA